One segment of Carya illinoinensis cultivar Pawnee chromosome 1, C.illinoinensisPawnee_v1, whole genome shotgun sequence DNA contains the following:
- the LOC122274901 gene encoding peroxisomal adenine nucleotide carrier 1-like, whose product MGFDLDSLSEATSGAIGALVSTTVLYPLDTCKTKYQAELRAPHQQKYRNISDVLREAISTRQVLSLYQGLGTKNLQSFISQFFYFYGYSFFKRLYLEKSGNKTIGTRANLIIAAAAGACTVIVIQPLDTASSRMQTSEFGKSKGFWKSLSEGTWSEAFDGLGISLLLTSNPSIQYTVFDQLKQRLLKGKLSQKTGTESSPEALSAFSAFMLGAVSKCVATCLTYPAIRCKVMIQAAESDEDGGNQEAEQKTQKTVSGAVYAIWKREGLLGFFKGLNAQILKTVLSSALLLMIKEKITKTTWVLMLALKRYLLVTRPRLKST is encoded by the exons ATGGGCTTTGATCTGGACTCTTTGTCAGAGGCCACCTCTGGTGCCATTGGAGCTCTTGTCAGCACCACCGTCTTGTACCCTCTCGATACCTGTAAGACCAAGTATCAAGCCGAACTTCGAGCTCCCCATCAGCAGAAGTACAG GAATATTTCCGATGTTTTGCGGGAAGCAATTTCTACCCGTCAAGTGCTTTCATTGTACCAGGGCCTTGGGACAAAGAACCTGCAGTCCTTCATTTCACAATTTTTCTACTTCTACGGATACAGCTTCTTCAAAAGGTTATACTTGGAGAAAAGTGGAAATAAAACCATCGGAACAAGAGCAAACTTGATtattgctgctgctgctggGGCATGTACAGTCATAGTGATACAG CCCTTGGACACAGCATCCTCGAGGATGCAGACAAGTGAGTTTGGGAAATCCAAAGGATTTTGGAAGAGCCTTTCAGAAGGCACTTGGAGTGAGGCGTTTGATGGTCTTGGCATATCTCTTCTTTTGACATCAAACCCATCTATCCAG TATACCGTATTTGATCAGCTAAAGCAGAGACTACTGAAGGGGAAGCTGAGTCAGAAAACGGGTACAGAGTCATCCCCGGAAGCTCTTTCTGCCTTTTCTGCTTTCATGTTGGGTGCAGTTTCAAAGTGTGTCGCTACCTGCTTGACTTACCCAGCTATCAG GTGTAAGGTTATGATTCAGGCTGCGGAATCAGATGAAGATGGGGGGAACCAAGAAGCTGAGCAGAAAACCCAGAAGACAGTTTCAGGTGCAGTGTACGCCATTTGGAAAAGAGAAGGCCTACTGGGATTCTTCAAAGGATTAAATGCCCAGATACTGAAGACCGTGCTGAGTTCGGCGTTGCTTTTGATGATAAAGGAGAAGATCACAAAGACAACATGGGTCTTAATGCTTGCACTGAAAAGGTATCTGTTAGTCACCCGCCCCAGACTAAAGAGTACTTGA